In Nocardioides cavernae, a single genomic region encodes these proteins:
- a CDS encoding AfsR/SARP family transcriptional regulator produces the protein MRETSRATRSATSRGLSLLGGWQLVVDGDVVVLGGREQRLCALLALGGTRARAQVAGTLWPDSTDTRALASLRRAVAQTHQRCAGLLAADRTSIGLAADVVVDVDALRAAVTDPGVDRSLLVTLAGEELLPGWYDGWVEEQRDDLERERVGALERLSRRALEHGDTGLAEDAARAVARLEPLRESASELLIRALLGRDDRAGAVRELDRYREVVRTELGVVPSPALVTLVEAAPVVVHAPAPVRTPVVPVAVPVAVPGPGARPAPPVAVPAPRRARPLDPPPPPIPLSPTGPAGLSWRATAARLAVGAALVLAASLSIANLGPDGAQPAPAPAGGTADQPTGTAAEPDGNRRVPAAREVLVRPVAAAQGAAAFVVRATQRPARVRFEVAGPSGSNVVRSVVVRSRDGNRLVLDGLDGGTYEWSATSPTAAPVAGEVRVAEVEAPALAAAAEPSGGPSPTPTSTPSPTATPTSTPTYTPTPTPTPTPTPTPTSTPTHHPSPSQTPSQTPSQTPQPSPTRHPSPSGAPTDPGTQDPGPLG, from the coding sequence ATGCGGGAGACCAGTCGCGCGACCAGATCTGCCACTAGCCGTGGCCTGAGCCTCCTCGGCGGGTGGCAGCTCGTCGTGGACGGCGACGTCGTCGTGCTCGGCGGCCGCGAGCAGCGCCTGTGTGCGCTGCTCGCGCTCGGCGGCACGCGGGCCCGTGCCCAGGTCGCCGGCACGCTCTGGCCGGACAGCACCGACACGCGTGCGCTGGCCAGCCTCCGGCGGGCGGTGGCGCAGACCCACCAGCGGTGCGCCGGTCTGCTCGCCGCCGACCGGACCAGCATCGGGCTCGCGGCCGACGTGGTGGTGGACGTCGACGCCCTCCGGGCGGCCGTGACCGACCCGGGGGTCGACCGGTCGCTGCTCGTCACGCTGGCGGGGGAGGAGCTGCTGCCCGGCTGGTACGACGGATGGGTCGAGGAGCAGCGCGACGACCTCGAGCGCGAGCGGGTCGGCGCACTCGAGCGCCTCTCCCGCCGGGCGCTCGAGCATGGTGACACCGGGCTCGCCGAGGACGCCGCCCGCGCCGTGGCCCGCCTCGAGCCGCTGCGCGAGTCGGCGAGCGAGCTGCTCATCCGCGCCCTCCTCGGACGTGACGACCGGGCCGGGGCGGTGCGCGAGCTCGATCGCTACCGCGAGGTCGTCCGCACCGAGCTCGGGGTCGTGCCGTCGCCCGCGCTCGTGACGCTCGTCGAGGCCGCTCCGGTCGTGGTCCATGCCCCCGCCCCGGTCCGGACGCCCGTCGTCCCCGTCGCTGTACCGGTCGCCGTCCCGGGCCCCGGGGCGCGGCCCGCTCCACCCGTCGCCGTGCCCGCCCCGCGCCGCGCCCGGCCCCTCGATCCGCCGCCCCCACCGATCCCCCTGTCCCCCACGGGGCCGGCCGGCTTGTCCTGGCGGGCGACCGCCGCCCGGCTGGCGGTGGGGGCGGCCCTCGTCCTGGCAGCCTCGCTGTCGATCGCCAACCTCGGCCCCGACGGCGCGCAGCCCGCCCCGGCCCCCGCCGGCGGCACCGCGGACCAGCCGACGGGGACGGCCGCCGAGCCGGACGGCAACCGTCGGGTGCCCGCCGCCCGGGAGGTCCTGGTGCGTCCGGTCGCCGCCGCGCAGGGAGCTGCGGCCTTCGTCGTCCGTGCCACCCAGCGGCCGGCCCGGGTGCGGTTCGAGGTCGCCGGCCCGTCCGGCAGCAACGTCGTACGCAGCGTCGTCGTCCGCAGCCGCGACGGCAACCGGCTCGTCCTCGACGGGCTCGACGGCGGCACCTACGAGTGGTCGGCGACCTCTCCCACGGCCGCGCCCGTCGCCGGCGAGGTCCGCGTCGCCGAGGTCGAGGCTCCCGCCCTCGCCGCGGCAGCGGAGCCGAGCGGCGGGCCGTCTCCCACCCCCACCTCCACGCCCAGCCCGACAGCCACGCCCACCTCCACGCCGACGTACACCCCGACTCCCACCCCGACTCCCACCCCGACCCCGACTCCCACGTCGACGCCGACCCACCACCCCAGCCCCAGCCAGACGCCCAGCCAGACGCCCAGCCAGACCCCCCAGCCCAGCCCGACGCGGCACCCGAGCCCGTCCGGCGCACCCACCGATCCGGGGACACAGGACCCCGGACCCCTGGGGTGA
- a CDS encoding acyl-CoA dehydrogenase family protein has product MTTEHEALRASAAEFVRREVVPHLQEWEDAGEIPRALHRTAGDLGLIGAAFPEEVGGGGGDLVDSVVLQEAMFEAGASSGLMAGLFTAGIALPHIAASGNADLVDRFVRPTLAGDTIGSLAITEPGGGSDVARITTTAVRDGDHYVVNGAKTFITSGVRADFVTTAVRTGGPGHGGISLLVVERGTPGFTVSRSLQKMGWHCSDTAELSYVDVRVPAANLVGAQDSGFGQIAEQFVVERIALAVHGYGIAARSLDLAAAYARERETFGRPLSANQSVQHTLVEMRRQVEVARTYTRDVAARHAAGEFVVAEACLAKQTAVDCAAYVCDRAVQLFGGTGYMHGTEVERHYRDARLLPIGGGADEVLRDLTAKLLGYAS; this is encoded by the coding sequence ATGACCACGGAGCACGAGGCGCTCCGCGCCTCCGCGGCGGAGTTCGTCCGCCGGGAGGTCGTGCCGCACCTGCAGGAGTGGGAGGACGCCGGCGAGATCCCGCGCGCGCTGCACCGCACGGCCGGGGACCTCGGCCTGATCGGCGCCGCGTTCCCCGAGGAGGTCGGCGGCGGTGGCGGTGACCTGGTGGACAGCGTCGTGCTGCAGGAGGCGATGTTCGAGGCGGGCGCGTCGAGCGGCCTGATGGCCGGGCTGTTCACTGCCGGCATCGCGCTGCCCCACATCGCCGCCAGCGGCAACGCCGACCTCGTCGACCGGTTCGTCCGCCCGACGCTGGCCGGCGACACGATCGGGTCGCTCGCCATCACCGAGCCCGGCGGCGGCTCCGACGTCGCGCGCATCACCACCACGGCCGTGCGCGACGGTGACCACTACGTCGTCAACGGCGCCAAGACCTTCATCACCTCCGGCGTCCGCGCCGACTTCGTGACCACCGCGGTCCGCACGGGAGGCCCCGGGCACGGCGGCATCTCGCTGCTGGTCGTCGAGAGGGGGACGCCGGGCTTCACGGTCTCCCGATCGCTGCAGAAGATGGGGTGGCACTGCTCCGACACCGCCGAGCTGTCGTACGTCGACGTGCGGGTGCCGGCGGCCAACCTCGTCGGCGCGCAGGACTCGGGGTTCGGCCAGATCGCGGAGCAGTTCGTCGTCGAGCGGATCGCGCTGGCGGTCCACGGCTACGGCATCGCCGCCCGTTCGCTCGACCTCGCGGCGGCGTACGCCCGAGAGCGCGAGACGTTCGGCCGACCGCTGTCGGCCAACCAGTCCGTCCAGCACACGCTGGTCGAGATGCGGCGCCAGGTCGAGGTCGCCCGCACCTACACCCGCGACGTCGCCGCGCGGCACGCCGCTGGCGAGTTCGTCGTCGCGGAGGCCTGCCTGGCCAAGCAGACCGCGGTGGACTGCGCGGCGTACGTCTGTGACCGAGCGGTGCAGCTCTTCGGCGGCACCGGCTACATGCACGGCACCGAGGTGGAGCGGCACTACCGCGACGCCCGGCTCCTGCCGATCGGGGGTGGCGCCGACGAGGTGCTGCGCGACCTGACGGCCAAGCTGTTGGGCTATGCGTCATGA
- a CDS encoding SRPBCC family protein, whose amino-acid sequence MIKLPSLGDQVSVWMDAPPAEVWDLVSDVTRIGEFSPETFEARWTRGSAGPEVGAYFKGHVKRNGVGPTYWSLCKVTQCEVEEVFEFAVGTDDLNVNNWGYRLEPKDGGTLVTEYFRLGSNLPTRVYWLVLGPLRRRTNRNGMRTTLERMKAVVEA is encoded by the coding sequence ATGATCAAGCTGCCGTCGCTGGGGGACCAGGTCTCGGTCTGGATGGACGCCCCACCCGCGGAGGTCTGGGACCTCGTCAGCGACGTGACCCGGATCGGGGAGTTCAGCCCGGAGACGTTCGAGGCGAGGTGGACCCGCGGTTCCGCCGGGCCCGAGGTCGGGGCGTACTTCAAGGGCCACGTGAAGCGCAACGGCGTCGGGCCCACCTACTGGAGCCTGTGCAAGGTCACGCAGTGTGAGGTCGAGGAGGTCTTCGAGTTCGCCGTCGGCACCGATGACCTGAACGTCAACAACTGGGGCTACCGGCTCGAGCCGAAGGACGGCGGGACGCTGGTCACGGAGTACTTCAGGCTCGGCAGCAACCTTCCGACGCGGGTCTACTGGCTGGTGCTCGGGCCGCTGCGCCGACGCACGAACCGGAACGGCATGCGTACGACGCTCGAGCGGATGAAGGCGGTGGTCGAAGCATGA
- a CDS encoding TIGR03084 family metal-binding protein, which yields MTDVLTQVLADLEAEGDRLEQLVAGLDEDGWRTPTPAPGWDVANQVAHLAWTDEVAVKAATDKEAWDEVVLGAIADPTGYVDAQALAIAREPGLLERWHRARADLRATLVAMPRGEKMPWFGPPMSPTSMATARLMETWAHGLDVHEGLGAPVDDTDRIRHVAHLGVRTRGFAFAVHGLDAPAEEFRVDLAAPSGDVWSWGPEDAAQTLTGSAGDFCRLVTQRLHRADTDLVATGADVDRWLDIAQAFAGQPGEGRSPR from the coding sequence GTGACGGACGTACTGACGCAGGTGCTCGCCGACCTCGAGGCCGAGGGCGACCGGCTCGAGCAGCTGGTCGCCGGCCTCGATGAGGACGGGTGGCGTACGCCGACGCCCGCCCCCGGCTGGGACGTCGCGAACCAGGTCGCCCACCTCGCGTGGACCGACGAGGTCGCGGTCAAGGCGGCGACCGACAAGGAGGCGTGGGACGAGGTCGTCCTCGGCGCCATCGCCGACCCGACGGGCTACGTCGACGCGCAGGCGCTCGCCATCGCCCGGGAGCCCGGACTCCTCGAGCGCTGGCACCGCGCGCGGGCCGACCTCCGGGCGACGCTCGTCGCGATGCCGCGGGGCGAGAAGATGCCGTGGTTCGGTCCGCCGATGTCGCCGACCTCGATGGCGACCGCCCGGTTGATGGAGACGTGGGCCCACGGCCTCGACGTGCACGAGGGCCTCGGCGCCCCGGTCGACGACACTGACCGCATCCGCCACGTCGCCCACCTCGGCGTCCGCACCCGCGGCTTCGCGTTTGCCGTGCACGGCCTCGACGCACCCGCCGAGGAGTTCCGCGTCGACCTCGCCGCGCCGTCCGGCGACGTGTGGTCGTGGGGACCGGAGGACGCCGCGCAGACGCTCACCGGCAGCGCGGGCGACTTCTGCCGGCTGGTCACCCAGCGTCTCCACCGCGCCGACACCGACCTCGTCGCCACCGGCGCCGACGTCGACCGGTGGCTCGACATCGCCCAGGCCTTCGCCGGCCAGCCGGGCGAGGGACGGAGCCCGAGGTGA
- a CDS encoding acyl-CoA carboxylase subunit beta: MNSNRTAMLEKLADLDAQHAVAVAGGGEKYVDRHHARGKLTARERIELLLDPGSAFLELSPLAGWGSDFTVGASVVTGIGVVEGVECLISANDPTVKGGASNPWTVKKIFRASQIAEENNLPTISLVESGGADLPTQKEIFIPGGRLFRDLTRASARRQPTIALVFGNSTAGGAYVPGMSDYTVFVRGGAKVFLGGPPLVKMATGEESDDESLGGAEMHARVSGLADYLAEDEHDAIRIGRRIVARLNRRKPALRTQVSHFAPQISGAQCESPRISGDFTGGFAEPDADPEGLLDLVPTDLKEPFDPREVILRVVDGTSERNGRPFDEFKPLYGTSLVTGWAQLHGRPIGILANAQGVLFSEEAQKATQFIQLANQADTPLLFLHNTTGYMVGKEYEQGGIIKHGAMMINAVSNSTVPHLSVIMGASYGAGNYGMNGRAYDPRFLFTWPSAKSAVMGPAQLAGVLSIVARAAAEGKGQAYDEEGDAGMRAMVEQMVEEQSLPYVLSGMLYDDGVIDPRDTRTVLAICLSVIENAPIKGAEGFGVFRP; the protein is encoded by the coding sequence ATGAACAGCAACCGGACCGCGATGCTGGAGAAGCTCGCCGACCTCGACGCGCAGCACGCGGTCGCGGTGGCGGGCGGCGGGGAGAAGTACGTCGACCGCCACCACGCCCGCGGCAAGCTCACCGCACGCGAGCGGATCGAGCTGCTCCTCGACCCCGGGTCGGCGTTCCTGGAGCTCTCGCCGCTGGCCGGGTGGGGCTCGGACTTCACCGTCGGCGCGTCGGTCGTCACCGGCATCGGTGTCGTCGAGGGCGTGGAGTGCCTGATCAGCGCCAACGACCCCACCGTCAAGGGCGGCGCCTCCAACCCGTGGACGGTGAAGAAGATCTTCCGCGCCTCGCAGATCGCCGAGGAGAACAACCTCCCGACGATCTCCCTCGTCGAGTCGGGCGGCGCGGACCTGCCGACGCAGAAGGAGATCTTCATCCCCGGGGGGCGGCTCTTCCGCGACCTGACCCGCGCCTCCGCCCGGCGGCAGCCGACGATCGCGCTGGTCTTCGGCAACTCGACCGCCGGCGGGGCGTACGTCCCCGGCATGAGCGACTACACCGTCTTCGTCCGCGGCGGCGCCAAGGTCTTCCTCGGCGGTCCGCCGCTGGTGAAGATGGCGACCGGCGAGGAGTCCGACGACGAGTCGCTCGGCGGCGCGGAGATGCACGCCCGGGTCTCCGGCCTCGCCGACTACCTCGCCGAGGACGAGCACGACGCGATCCGCATCGGGCGCCGGATCGTGGCCCGGCTGAACCGGCGGAAGCCGGCACTTCGCACCCAGGTTTCCCACTTCGCCCCCCAGATCTCGGGTGCTCAGTGTGAAAGTCCCCGGATATCCGGGGACTTCACGGGCGGGTTCGCCGAGCCCGACGCCGACCCCGAGGGCCTGCTCGACCTGGTCCCGACGGACCTCAAGGAGCCGTTCGACCCGCGCGAGGTCATCCTCCGGGTCGTCGACGGGACGAGCGAGCGCAACGGGCGTCCGTTCGACGAGTTCAAGCCGCTCTACGGCACCTCGCTCGTCACCGGGTGGGCGCAGCTGCACGGCCGCCCGATCGGCATCCTCGCCAACGCCCAGGGCGTGCTGTTCTCCGAGGAGGCGCAGAAGGCGACCCAGTTCATCCAGCTCGCCAACCAGGCCGACACCCCGCTGCTCTTCCTCCACAACACGACCGGCTACATGGTCGGCAAGGAGTACGAGCAGGGCGGGATCATCAAGCACGGCGCGATGATGATCAACGCCGTCTCCAACAGCACCGTGCCCCACCTCAGCGTGATCATGGGTGCGTCCTACGGGGCCGGCAACTACGGCATGAACGGCCGCGCCTACGACCCGCGCTTCCTCTTCACCTGGCCCAGCGCCAAGTCGGCCGTGATGGGCCCGGCCCAGCTCGCCGGCGTGCTGTCGATCGTCGCCCGCGCGGCGGCCGAGGGCAAGGGACAGGCGTACGACGAGGAGGGCGACGCCGGCATGCGCGCGATGGTCGAGCAGATGGTCGAGGAGCAGTCGCTGCCCTACGTGCTGTCCGGGATGCTCTACGACGACGGCGTCATCGACCCCCGCGACACCCGCACCGTGCTGGCCATCTGCCTCAGCGTCATCGAGAACGCGCCGATCAAGGGTGCCGAGGGATTCGGGGTGTTCCGACCATGA
- a CDS encoding TetR/AcrR family transcriptional regulator encodes MTSPSASSTAAARVPQADRTRAMRARLLEATVELLVERGFAGTSTTLVSDRAGVSRGAQLHHFPTKNDLVVAAVEHLTERRGAELAEAVAHLPTGGRRTRAVVEMLGDHFASPVFAAALELWVAARTDDALLAAVGPLEQRVGREAHRMTVAALGVDESRPGVRELVQATLDLVRGLGLASTITDDSARRRRILREWADVLDRELDRDDDEGTQE; translated from the coding sequence GTGACCTCCCCCTCCGCGTCCTCGACGGCAGCCGCGCGCGTGCCGCAGGCCGACCGGACCCGGGCGATGCGGGCACGGCTGCTGGAGGCGACGGTCGAGCTGCTGGTCGAGCGCGGCTTCGCGGGCACCTCGACGACCCTCGTCTCGGACCGGGCGGGCGTGAGCCGCGGCGCGCAGCTGCACCACTTCCCGACCAAGAACGACCTCGTCGTCGCTGCCGTCGAGCACCTCACCGAGCGCCGCGGTGCCGAGCTGGCCGAGGCGGTGGCACACCTGCCGACCGGCGGACGGCGTACGCGTGCGGTCGTCGAGATGCTCGGCGACCACTTCGCCTCGCCGGTCTTCGCCGCCGCGCTCGAGCTCTGGGTCGCGGCCCGCACTGACGACGCCCTGCTCGCCGCCGTCGGCCCGCTGGAGCAGCGGGTCGGCCGCGAGGCACACCGGATGACGGTCGCCGCGCTCGGCGTCGACGAGTCGCGGCCGGGCGTGCGCGAGCTGGTGCAGGCGACCCTCGACCTGGTGCGCGGGCTGGGCCTGGCCTCCACGATCACCGACGACTCCGCGCGGCGTCGTCGGATCCTGCGGGAGTGGGCCGACGTGCTCGACCGCGAGCTCGACCGCGACGACGACGAGGGGACCCAGGAGTGA
- a CDS encoding acyclic terpene utilization AtuA family protein, with translation MTGPTSGVIRIGNCSGFYGDRLSAMREMLEGANEDGQSLDVLTGDYLAELTMLILGKDQLKDPSLGYARTFVRQLEDCFGLALEKGVRIVANSGGLNPAGLADKVREVAAGLGLDPQVAHVEGDDVRHLSFEGALTANAYLGGFGIAAALSAGADVVVTGRVTDASLVVGPAVAHHGWTPTSYDELAGAVVAGHVIECGTQATGGNFSGFLDLPHRDRPLGFPVAEVAADGSSVITKHAGTGGAVTVDTVTAQLVYEIQSTRYVGPDVTAHLDSVRLEQEGEDRVAILGVTGEAPPERLKVCVNELGGWRNQVELVLTGLDVEAKAAWVREQLGPRLTAAEVTWSEASEPTADADTQEAASTLLRCTVKDPSPDPVGRAFTAAAVELALGSYPGFTLTAPPAPATPFGVYRAEYVDRSDVTHTVVHADGRREVVADPTAYTTEVEVPGRRPSPYPAHADTLTRRLPLGTFVHARSGDKGGDANIGLWVAHDGADPATYDARVQWLFKLMSPRGIPTLLPEAADLDVDVWLLPHLGAVNLVVHGLLGQGVAASTRFDPQAKALGEWLRSRLVSIEESLV, from the coding sequence GTGACCGGGCCGACCAGCGGCGTGATCCGCATCGGCAACTGCTCCGGCTTCTACGGCGACCGGCTGAGCGCGATGCGCGAGATGCTGGAGGGCGCCAACGAGGACGGGCAGAGCCTGGACGTGCTGACCGGCGACTACCTCGCCGAGCTGACGATGCTCATCCTCGGCAAGGACCAGCTCAAGGATCCCTCGCTCGGCTACGCCCGCACCTTCGTCCGCCAGCTCGAGGACTGCTTCGGGCTCGCGCTGGAGAAGGGCGTGCGGATCGTCGCCAACTCCGGCGGCCTCAACCCGGCCGGCCTGGCCGACAAGGTGCGCGAGGTCGCCGCAGGTCTGGGTCTCGACCCGCAGGTCGCCCACGTCGAGGGCGACGACGTGCGCCACCTCTCCTTCGAGGGCGCGCTCACCGCCAACGCCTACCTCGGCGGCTTCGGCATCGCCGCGGCGCTGTCTGCGGGCGCGGACGTCGTCGTCACCGGCCGGGTCACCGACGCCTCGCTCGTCGTCGGTCCGGCCGTCGCACACCACGGCTGGACCCCGACGTCGTACGACGAGCTGGCGGGCGCGGTCGTCGCCGGCCACGTCATCGAGTGCGGCACCCAGGCGACCGGCGGCAACTTCAGCGGCTTCCTCGACCTGCCCCACCGCGACCGGCCGCTCGGCTTCCCGGTCGCGGAGGTCGCGGCCGACGGGTCGAGCGTGATCACCAAGCACGCCGGCACCGGCGGCGCCGTCACCGTCGACACCGTCACTGCGCAGCTCGTCTACGAGATCCAGTCGACGCGCTACGTCGGGCCCGACGTCACCGCGCATCTCGACTCCGTCCGGCTCGAGCAGGAGGGCGAGGACCGGGTCGCGATCCTCGGCGTCACCGGCGAGGCCCCGCCCGAGCGGCTCAAGGTGTGCGTCAACGAGCTCGGCGGCTGGCGCAACCAGGTGGAGCTCGTCCTCACAGGCCTCGACGTCGAGGCCAAGGCTGCCTGGGTGCGTGAGCAGCTCGGGCCCCGGCTCACGGCGGCCGAGGTGACCTGGTCGGAGGCCAGCGAGCCGACCGCCGACGCCGACACCCAGGAGGCTGCCTCCACGCTCCTGCGCTGCACCGTGAAGGACCCATCACCCGACCCCGTCGGCCGCGCCTTCACAGCCGCCGCCGTCGAGCTCGCCCTCGGCTCCTACCCCGGCTTCACCCTGACGGCACCGCCCGCGCCGGCCACGCCGTTCGGCGTCTACCGCGCCGAGTACGTCGACCGTTCGGACGTCACGCACACCGTCGTCCACGCCGACGGTCGCCGGGAGGTCGTCGCCGACCCGACGGCGTACACCACCGAGGTCGAGGTGCCCGGCCGGCGCCCGTCGCCCTACCCGGCGCACGCCGACACCCTGACCCGACGCCTGCCGCTGGGGACGTTCGTCCACGCGCGCTCCGGCGACAAGGGCGGCGACGCCAACATCGGTCTCTGGGTCGCCCACGACGGCGCCGACCCGGCGACGTACGACGCCCGCGTGCAGTGGCTGTTCAAGCTCATGTCGCCGCGCGGCATCCCCACGCTGCTGCCCGAGGCGGCCGACCTCGACGTCGACGTCTGGCTGCTGCCGCACCTGGGTGCGGTCAACCTCGTCGTGCACGGCCTGCTCGGCCAGGGCGTCGCCGCGTCCACCCGGTTCGACCCGCAGGCCAAGGCGCTCGGTGAGTGGCTGCGCTCGCGGTTGGTCTCGATCGAGGAGAGTCTCGTATGA
- a CDS encoding ATP-binding protein — protein sequence MIQRLLVANRGEIARRVFATCRRLGIETVAVHSDADAGMPFVAEADRAVRLPGNTPADTYLRADLVIEAARRSGADAIHPGYGFLSENAAFAQAVIDAGLTWVGPPPEAIEAMGDKVRAKEIAEKAGVPVLTAPEDPTEADLPLLVKASAGGGGRGMRVVRTLDRLEAEIEAARAEAESAFGDGTVFVEPYVEAGRHVEVQLVAAEDPDVGTVVEVFGTRDCSVQRRHQKVVEEAPAPALSPRSRVTMEEAAASLAQRIGYRGAGTVEFLHDPATDRFFFLEMNTRLQVEHPVTELVRDEDLVALQIAVAEGRGLARTVRGDRALAAYDQGHAIEVRLYAEDASYVPQSGRLLTFDLPADGAFDRLASSGIRVDSGFASGDEVSTFYDAMLAKVMAWAPTREQAIRMLVAALRRARIHGVTTNRDQLVEILTDPVFVAGEMTTTWLESRPISAESPGDSPSIDRTALVAGALMLAADDAARRRVQQGVPAAWRNVVSEPQRTTFEGHDPVEWWGTRDGFAVDGATVLEVSPTHARLEVDGVVTETRGHISSVRPGAPREVWVDSPVGSARLREVPRFTDPDDAVASGSLLAPMPGTVVAVKVETGAEVAAGDVVLVLEAMKMQHTVTAPHDGTVTEINVEPGSQVASGEVLAVVATKEVEEPA from the coding sequence ATGATCCAGAGACTCCTGGTCGCCAACCGCGGCGAGATCGCCCGACGCGTCTTCGCCACCTGCCGACGGCTCGGCATCGAGACCGTCGCGGTCCACTCCGACGCCGATGCCGGGATGCCGTTCGTGGCCGAGGCCGACCGGGCCGTACGCCTCCCCGGCAACACGCCCGCCGACACCTACCTCCGCGCCGACCTGGTCATCGAGGCGGCACGCAGGTCCGGTGCCGACGCGATCCATCCCGGCTACGGCTTCCTGTCCGAGAACGCCGCCTTCGCACAGGCCGTCATCGACGCCGGCCTGACCTGGGTCGGACCGCCGCCCGAGGCCATCGAGGCCATGGGCGACAAGGTCCGCGCCAAGGAGATCGCCGAGAAGGCCGGCGTCCCCGTCCTCACCGCACCCGAGGACCCGACCGAGGCCGACCTCCCGCTGCTGGTGAAGGCGTCGGCCGGTGGCGGCGGGCGCGGCATGCGCGTCGTACGCACCCTGGACCGGCTCGAGGCCGAGATCGAGGCGGCGCGGGCGGAGGCCGAGTCTGCCTTCGGTGACGGGACGGTCTTCGTCGAGCCCTACGTCGAGGCCGGGCGCCACGTCGAGGTGCAGCTCGTCGCGGCCGAGGACCCCGACGTCGGCACCGTCGTCGAGGTCTTCGGCACCCGCGACTGCTCGGTGCAGCGCCGCCACCAGAAGGTCGTGGAGGAGGCGCCGGCACCCGCCCTGTCCCCACGCTCGCGCGTGACGATGGAGGAGGCAGCCGCCAGCCTGGCGCAGCGCATCGGCTATCGCGGCGCCGGCACCGTGGAGTTCCTCCACGACCCTGCGACCGACCGGTTCTTCTTCCTCGAGATGAACACCCGGCTCCAGGTCGAGCACCCGGTGACCGAGCTCGTGCGCGACGAGGACCTCGTCGCGCTCCAGATCGCCGTCGCCGAGGGCCGCGGACTGGCGCGCACCGTCCGTGGCGATCGCGCCCTTGCGGCGTACGACCAGGGGCACGCGATCGAGGTCCGGCTCTACGCCGAGGACGCGTCGTACGTCCCGCAGAGCGGTCGACTGCTCACCTTCGACCTGCCCGCCGACGGGGCGTTCGATCGACTGGCGTCCTCCGGCATCCGCGTGGACAGCGGCTTCGCGTCGGGCGACGAGGTGTCGACGTTCTACGACGCCATGCTGGCCAAGGTGATGGCGTGGGCGCCGACCCGCGAACAGGCGATCCGGATGCTCGTCGCGGCACTCCGCCGGGCCCGCATCCACGGCGTGACGACCAACCGCGACCAGCTCGTCGAGATCCTCACCGACCCGGTGTTCGTGGCCGGCGAGATGACGACGACGTGGCTGGAGTCGCGTCCGATCTCCGCTGAGTCTCCCGGAGACTCACCGTCCATCGACCGCACCGCGCTCGTCGCTGGCGCCCTCATGCTGGCCGCCGACGACGCGGCGAGGCGCAGGGTCCAGCAGGGCGTCCCCGCCGCCTGGCGCAACGTCGTCAGCGAGCCGCAGCGGACGACGTTCGAGGGGCACGACCCGGTCGAGTGGTGGGGCACGCGCGACGGGTTCGCCGTGGACGGCGCGACCGTCCTGGAGGTGTCGCCGACCCACGCCCGGCTCGAGGTCGACGGGGTCGTCACGGAGACGCGCGGACACATCTCGTCCGTACGCCCCGGCGCCCCGCGTGAGGTCTGGGTCGACAGCCCGGTTGGGTCCGCGCGCCTACGCGAGGTGCCGCGCTTCACCGACCCCGACGACGCAGTGGCGAGCGGCTCGCTGCTCGCCCCGATGCCCGGCACGGTCGTGGCGGTCAAGGTGGAGACCGGCGCCGAGGTGGCCGCGGGCGACGTCGTCCTCGTGCTGGAGGCGATGAAGATGCAGCACACCGTGACGGCGCCCCATGACGGCACCGTCACCGAGATCAACGTCGAGCCCGGGTCGCAGGTCGCGTCCGGGGAGGTCCTGGCAGTAGTGGCCACGAAGGAAGTCGAGGAGCCTGCATGA